A stretch of Terriglobales bacterium DNA encodes these proteins:
- a CDS encoding OsmC family protein, which produces MHTTACAIWVDGERFVATGTSNHTVPMDSDRERNTAPGPMEMVLIALCGCTATDVVSILRKKREPFTRVEVRAEAQRAETPPKVFTTIKLVYRVSGKVARKAVEDAVRLSEGKYCSVSAMLKKGTAISYTIELDS; this is translated from the coding sequence ATGCACACCACGGCTTGCGCAATCTGGGTTGATGGCGAGCGCTTCGTCGCGACCGGCACAAGCAATCACACCGTTCCGATGGATTCGGACCGCGAACGCAACACTGCTCCCGGGCCGATGGAAATGGTGCTGATCGCGCTGTGCGGCTGCACGGCGACGGACGTCGTTTCCATTCTCCGGAAGAAACGCGAGCCGTTCACGCGTGTGGAGGTCCGCGCCGAAGCGCAGCGCGCCGAGACGCCGCCCAAGGTATTCACCACGATCAAGCTGGTCTACAGAGTTTCCGGCAAGGTGGCGCGCAAAGCGGTGGAGGATGCGGTACGGCTGTCGGAGGGGAAGTATTGCTCGGTGTCCGCAATGCTGAAGAAAGGGACCGCGATCAGTTACACCATCGAGCTGGATTCATAG
- a CDS encoding cation-efflux pump — protein MGTQAISGEIMRAEKRQVALTSVLAAVGITALKALVGISTGSLGILSEAAHSALDLGAALITLFSVRVSDKPADADHQYGHGKVENFSAFLETGLLLLTCAWIVFEAIRRVTLHHIHIEPSVAAFVVMFVSIMLDAWRSRALRRVAIKYDSQALEADALHFSTDVWSSTVVIVGLALVVLGDRLGVPSLAYADIVAGLAVAGVTVYVSSRLARQTIDALLDAAPAGIRTRIVEEVAREDGVVGVERVRIRRAGNRYFADLSVALARSVTFQRSEQVAEAVTEAVHRVLPDADVVVHSVPRASLTENIFDRIRGVATRNNLVVHDVSVQDLGGRLHVEQHLELDESLTLKDAHDRVTRLEAEMREELPEIASILTHIESELATIETPDEVLHDSRMERRLRSVAREFPEVEDLHELTLTRVRNRIHMTCHCTFADNLSLARVHDVQTALEIRFKQEVPEIFKVLIHPEPQTDNRR, from the coding sequence GTGGGAACGCAGGCCATCAGCGGCGAAATAATGCGCGCCGAGAAGCGCCAGGTGGCGCTCACATCGGTGCTGGCCGCGGTCGGGATTACCGCGCTGAAGGCACTGGTGGGAATCAGCACCGGGTCGCTCGGAATTCTGTCTGAAGCGGCGCACTCGGCGCTCGATCTGGGCGCGGCGCTGATCACGCTTTTTTCGGTGCGCGTCTCCGACAAGCCCGCCGACGCCGACCATCAGTACGGCCACGGCAAGGTCGAGAATTTTTCCGCTTTTCTCGAAACCGGCCTTCTGCTGCTCACTTGCGCCTGGATCGTGTTCGAGGCGATACGCCGCGTCACGCTCCACCACATCCACATCGAGCCCAGCGTGGCGGCATTCGTGGTCATGTTTGTCTCGATCATGCTGGACGCGTGGCGTTCGCGGGCGCTGCGCCGCGTGGCAATCAAATACGACAGCCAGGCCCTGGAGGCGGACGCGCTTCATTTCTCCACCGACGTGTGGTCAAGCACGGTGGTGATCGTGGGACTCGCGCTGGTGGTGCTTGGCGACCGCCTCGGCGTGCCCAGCCTCGCGTATGCCGATATCGTCGCCGGCCTCGCCGTGGCAGGCGTGACTGTGTATGTAAGCTCGCGGCTGGCGCGGCAGACGATTGACGCCCTGCTCGACGCCGCCCCGGCCGGCATTCGCACGCGCATCGTGGAAGAAGTGGCGCGCGAGGATGGCGTGGTCGGCGTGGAGCGTGTCCGGATACGGCGCGCCGGCAACCGTTACTTCGCCGATCTCTCCGTCGCGCTGGCGCGCAGCGTGACTTTCCAGCGCTCCGAGCAGGTGGCCGAAGCGGTGACCGAAGCAGTGCACCGGGTGCTGCCCGATGCCGACGTGGTGGTGCACTCGGTGCCGCGCGCCTCGCTCACCGAGAACATTTTTGACCGCATCCGCGGCGTCGCGACGAGGAACAACCTGGTTGTCCACGACGTGAGCGTGCAGGACCTGGGCGGCCGGCTTCACGTGGAGCAGCACTTGGAGCTCGACGAATCGCTCACGCTGAAGGACGCACACGACCGCGTGACCCGTCTCGAAGCGGAAATGCGCGAGGAGCTGCCGGAAATCGCCAGCATCCTTACTCACATCGAAAGCGAGCTGGCGACCATCGAGACACCGGACGAAGTGCTGCACGATTCGCGCATGGAGCGCCGCCTGCGCAGCGTGGCGCGCGAGTTTCCCGAAGTGGAGGACCTGCACGAGCTGACCCTCACGCGCGTGCGCAACCGCATCCACATGACTTGCCATTGCACGTTTGCCGACAATCTTTCGCTCGCGCGCGTTCACGACGTGCAGACCGCGCTGGAAATCCGCTTCAAGCAGGAAGTGCCGGAAATCTTCAAAGTGCTGATTCATCCCGAGCCGCAGACGGACAACAGGAGATAG